A portion of the Salminus brasiliensis chromosome 11, fSalBra1.hap2, whole genome shotgun sequence genome contains these proteins:
- the LOC140565001 gene encoding TRPM8 channel-associated factor homolog gives MSVKHFKDDLKFLLRGVSEFDIQGESVPSDVFVHGPSAFPIGLTPDGKTFIAGAHYGQGRVIVVSHESYLGRESLSTFMINAVCWLNKGRKEVIGVLPELKDACRILSKSGLQCQFTGFKRELSVFVCTSYNDAQCKEIQEFVAAGGGLLIGGHAWWWAHCNPGLNVMTDCPGNRILSKMGLCLLTKTVKGRLYKAPQVFQDDIEFLLRGVSEFDIQGESVPSEVLVHGPLAFSIGSTPDGKTFFAGTYYGQGRVIVASHESYLGRKTLSTFMTNAVHWLNKRPNGVIGVLPKLEDAYSLLSKSGLQCQLTGFKEDLSVFVCTSYNDAQSKEIQEFVAAGGGLLIGGHAWWWSHCNPGCNVKTECPGNRILDKMGLCLSEKTVTAGKYKAPEVKQHGFTSTRLYHFQDLLQHFAGHVLRGQRLGDYEQQFLKKLGNDCVSYLRMQAHDCNMYKSVVELLTELFKKTGFPKVSPQCPVASPKDHLLLQVGTELFRLCEPPEAPLLHSIVDAPNLPSVSNARVWISTSTSDKEEWMSTGLYLCPGMKTKMTVPRTIIGKGWQVQIGCQTDDLSNAKELNRAPIVYVRFPLEKESLQVWNIWGGLIYLIAPPRSTVQDIEVSIQTAVQAPYYKSGQTSVSDWVAEIRKAPAPWAELEFENIIMALPSEVIRHLDCPDKVAALWDSIMRSIADLAAKPAKFPRKERFVADVQISCGYMHSGYPIMMHTVSAPDLVNPYVSGKSDFWGPIHELGHNQQCSNWEFPPHTTECTCNLWSVYVHEVVLGVNRANAHEQMTPQRRLRRIKRYIKSGRHLQDWEVWTALETYMQLQEQFGWDAFKKVFSSYHDMNDVPKNNNGKMNKYAEMFSKVVRMNLTSFFKAWGWPIQPSTEEKLRSLPDWNDHPLVQYD, from the exons AT GAGTGTCAAGCATTTCAAAGATGACCTGAAATTCCTTTTACGAGGTGTGTCTGAGTTTGACATCCAAGGCGAGTCTGTACCATCTGATGTATTTGTGCACGGACCTTCAGCATTTCCTATTGGACTCACACCAGATGGAAAGACATTCATTGCTGGGGCCCACTATGGACAGGGTCGAGTAATTGTGGTCAGCCATGAATCCTACCTTGGCCGTGAATCACTGTCCACCTTCATGATTAATGCAGTTTGTTGGCTTAATAAAGGACGTAAGGAGGTTATTGGTGTCTTACCAGAACTTAAAGATGCCTGTAGGATACTGAGCAAGTCAGGACTACAGTGTCAGTTTACTGGTTTTAAGAGAGAGCTGAGTGTCTTTGTCTGCACCTCTTACAATGATGCTCAGTGTAAAGAGATCCAGGAATTTGTTGCTGCTGGGGGTGGTCTCCTGATTGGCGGACATGCTTGGTGGTGGGCCCATTGCAACCCTGGCCTCAATGTGATGACAGATTGCCCCGGAAATCGTATACTCAGCAAGATGGGATTGTGCCTCTTGACTAAAACTGTCAAAGGCAGATTGTACAAGGCTCCACAAGTTTTCCAAGATGACATAGAATTCCTTTTGCGAGGTGTATCTGAGTTTGACATCCAAGGCGAGTCTGTACCATCTGAAGTACTGGTTCATGGTCCTTTAGCATTCTCTATTGGATCCACCCCAGATGGAAAGACGTTCTTTGCTGGGACGTACTACGGACAGGGGCGTGTTATTGTGGCCAGCCATGAATCCTACCTAGGTCGTAAAACGCTGTCCACTTTCATGACCAATGCTGTCCATTGGCTTAATAAAAGACCTAATGGTGTTATTGGAGTCTTACCCAAACTTGAAGATGCTTACAGCCTGCTGAGCAAGTCAGGATTGCAGTGTCAGTTGACTGGGTTTAAAGAAGACCTGAGTGTCTTTGTCTGCACCTCCTACAACGATGCTCAGTCTAAAGAGATTCAGGAATTTGTAGCTGCTGGTGGAGGCCTTCTGATTGGTGGACATGCTTGGTGGTGGTCCCATTGCAACCCTGGCTGTAATGTGAAGACAGAATGCCCTGGAAATCGTATCCTTGACAAAATGGGATTGTGTCTCTCAGAGAAAACTGTGACTGCTGGCAAGTACAAAGCACCAGAGGTGAAACAACATGGCTTTACTTCTACAAGGCTATATCATTTCCAGGActtgctgcagcattttgctgGGCATGTGCTTCGAGGGCAGAGGCTGGGAGATTACGAACAGCAATTTCTGAAAAAGCTTGGCAATGACTGTGTCAGTTATCTGCGCATGCAAGCACACGACTGTAACATGTATAAGTCAGTAGTCGAACTTCTCACAGAGCTGTTTAAAAAGACAGGATTTCCAAAGGTCTCTCCTCAATGTCCTGTTGCAAGTCCAAAGGATCACTTGCTACTCCAGGTGGGAACAGAGCTGTTCAGGCTTTGCGAACCCCCTGAGGCACCTCTGTTACACAGCATTGTGGATGCACCTAACCTACCATCTGTGTCCAATGCAAGAGTTTGGATCAGTACTAGTACATCAG ATAAAGAAGAATGGATGAGCACAGGTCTCTATCTCTGTCCTGGAATGAAGACTAAAATGACAGTGCCCAGAACAATCATAGGCAAAGGATGGCAG GTTCAGATTGGCTGTCAAACGGATGACTTAAGCAATGCAAAGGAATTAAATCGGGCTCCAATTGTTTATGTGCGTTTCCCTCTGGAAAAAGAGAGCCTCCAAGTGTGGAATATATGGGGAGGACTCATATACCTGATCGCACCTCCTAGAAGTACAGTACAAGACATAGAGGTTTCCATACAGACAGCTGTACAGGCACCATACTACAAGTCTg GACAGACCAGTGTATCTGACTGGGTAGCAGAAATCCGTAAAGCACCAGCACCTTGGGCAGAGCTGGAGTTTGAGAATATCATCATGGCCTTGCCCTCAGAGGTGATACGCCACCTGGATTGTCCAGACAAGGTTgctgctctctgggactccatTATGAGAAGCATAGCTGACTTGGCAGCTAAGCCTGCAAAGTTTCCCCGCAAGGAGCGCTTTGTTGCTGATGTTCAAATCTCTTGTG GCTACATGCATTCTGGTTACCCCATTATGATGCACACAGTTTCTGCTCCAGATTTGGTGAATCCTTATGTTTCTGGTAAAAGTGATTTTTGGGGACCTATCCATGAGCTGGGACATAACCAGCAATGCTCTAATTGGGAGTTCCCACCACATACGACTGAGTGTACCTGTAACCTGTGGTCAGTGTATGTGCATGAAGTGGTGCTGGGTGTAAACAGGGCAAATGCTCATGAGCAGATGACACCGCAAAGGCGACTGAGACGAATTAAGAGATACATCAAGAGTGGCCGACACCTGCAGGACTGGGAAGTCTGGACAGCATTGGAGACTTATATGCAG CTGCAAGAACAGTTTGGCTGGGATGCCTTCAAGAAAGTATTTTCATCTTACCACGACATGAATGATGTACCAAAGAACAATAATGGCAAGATGAACAAGTATGCTGAAATGTTTTCCAAAGTGGTGAGGATGAATTTGACCTCCTTCTTCAAAGCCTGGGGCTGGCCCATCCAGCCCAGTACTGAAGAGAAGCTGCGCAGCCTGCCGGATTGGAATGACCACCCTCTGGTCCAGTATGACTAG
- the LOC140565430 gene encoding TRPM8 channel-associated factor homolog, whose translation MSVKTFKDDLQFLLQGVSEFDIQGPAVPSEVFVHGPSAFPIGINPDGKAFFAGAHYGQGRVILISHESYLGRESLSTFLINAVNWLNKGRKEVIGVLPELKEACRILSTTGLQCQFTGFKRELSVFVCTSYNDAQCKEIQEFVAAGGGLLIGGHAWWWAQSHRGRNVLIDCPGNRILSKMGLCLLDNTVSAGLYKAPHVFEGDLEFLLQGLSEFNIQSDSAPSEVLVNGPSAFPIGLTPEGKAFLAGAYYGQGRVIVASHESYLGCESMSTFMINAVHWLDKRPNGVIGVLPELQDAYSLLSKSGLQCQLTGFKEDLSVFVCNSYSDAQSKEIQEFVAAGGSLLIGGHAWWWAKCNPGCNVKTDFPGNHILDKMGLCLSEKIVTAGTYKAPEVNQHGIISTRLYHFQDLLQRFAGHVLHGQQLGDYEQQFLKRLGNDCVRYLSMQAFDCDVYKSVVELLKYLVKAGFPQVSPECPAKSPKDRLLLQVGTTMFKVCEDRDALLPYMILKPTNLQSVANSRVKISASTADNEEWISTGLYLSPGMKTCITVPRIIIGKGWQVQIGCQTDDLSNAEELKRAPLVCERFPLEKESLQVCNLWGGLIYLIAPPRSTVQDLEVVIETAVKAPYYKSGQTSVSDWVSEIRTAPAPWAELEFENLIMAFPSEVIRQLDCPDMVAVLWDSIMRSIADLAAKPSKFPRKERFVADVQISCGFMHSGYPIMMNTGSAPDLVNPYVAGKSDLWGPIHELGHNQQSSHWEFPPHTTEATCNLWSVYVHEVVLGVNSANAHGDMTAQKRLSQITKYITGGRCLENWQMFTALETYMQLQEQFGWDAFKKVFAAYHDMKNVPKDNNGKMNLYAETFSKVVEKNLASFFKAWGWPIQPGTEEKLSSLPEWSDHPLVQYK comes from the exons AT GAGTGTCAAGACTTTCAAAGATGACCTGCAATTCCTTTTACAAGGTGTGTCTGAGTTTGACATACAGGGGCCGGCTGTACCATCTGAAGTATTCGTGCACGGACCTTCAGCATTTCCTATTGGAATCAATCCAGATGGAAAGGCATTCTTTGCTGGGGCCCACTATGGACAGGGACGAGTAATTTTGATTAGCCATGAATCCTACCTTGGCCGTGAATCACTGTCCACTTTCTTGATTAATGCAGTTAATTGGCTTAATAAAGGACGTAAGGAGGTTATTGGTGTCTTACCAGAACTTAAAGAAGCCTGTAGGATACTGAGCACAACAGGACTACAGTGTCAGTTTACTGGTTTTAAGAGAGAGCTGAGTGTCTTTGTCTGCACCTCTTACAATGATGCTCAGTGTAAAGAGATTCAGGAGTTTGTTGCTGCAGGTGGTGGCCTGTTGATAGGTGGACATGCTTGGTGGTGGGCCCAAAGTCATCGTGGGCGCAATGTTTTGATAGATTGTCCTGGAAATCGCATCCTCAGCAAGATGGGATTGTGCCTTTTAGACAACACTGTAAGTGCTGGTTTGTACAAAGCTCCGCATGTTTTCGAAGGTGACTTAGAATTCCTTTTGCAAGGTTTGTCTGAATTTAACATCCAAAGTGATTCTGCACCATCTGAGGTGCTGGTGAACGGTCCTTCAGCATTTCCTATTGGGCTTACCCCAGAGGGAAAGGCATTCCTTGCTGGGGCGTACTACGGACAGGGACGTGTAATAGTAGCCAGCCATGAATCTTACCTAGGTTGTGAATCCATGTCCACTTTCATGATCAATGCTGTTCACTGGCTTGATAAAAGACCTAATGGTGTTATTGGAGTCCTACCTGAACTTCAAGATGCCTACAGCCTGCTGAGTAAGTCAGGATTGCAGTGTCAGTTGACTGGGTTTAAAGAAGACTTGAGTGTCTTTGTCTGCAACTCCTACAGTGATGCTCAGTCTAAAGAGATTCAGGAATTTGTGGCTGCTGGTGGAAGCCTTTTAATTGGTGGACATGCTTGGTGGTGGGCCAAGTGCAACCCTGGTTGTAATGTGAAGACAGATTTCCCTGGAAATCATATTCTTGACAAAATGGGGTTGTGTCTCTCAGAGAAAATTGTGACTGCTGGCACGTACAAGGCCCCAGAGGTGAACCAACATGGCATTATCTCTACAAGGTTATATCATTTCCAGGACTTGTTGCAGCGTTTTGCTGGGCATGTTCTCCATGGCCAGCAGCTGGGAGATTATGAACAGCAATTCCTAAAAAGGCTTGGCAATGATTGTGTCCGTTATCTGTCCATGCAGGCATTCGATTGTGATGTGTATAAGTCAGTAGTTGAACTTCTCAAATATTTGGTTAAGGCAGGATTTCCACAGGTGTCCCCTGAATGCCCTGCTAAAAGTCCAAAAGATCGTCTGCTTCTCCAAGTGGGGACTACAATGTTCAAAGTTTGTGAAGATCGTGATGCACTTCTGCCATACATGATTTTAAAACCAACTAACCTCCAATCTGTGGCCAATTCAAGAGTCAAGATCAGTGCAAGTACAGCAG ATAACGAAGAATGGATAAGCACAGGTCTCTATCTTTCTCCTGGAATGAAGACTTGCATAACAGTGCCCAGAATAATCATAGGCAAAGGATGGCAG GTTCAGATTGGCTGTCAAACAGACGACTTAAGCAATGCAGAGGAATTGAAACGGGCACCTTTGGTGTGTGAGCGTTTCCCTTTGGAAAAAGAGAGTCTCCAAGTTTGTAATCTGTGGGGAGGACTCATATACCTGATTGCACCTCCTAGAAGTACAGTACAGGACTTGGAGGTTGTCATAGAGACAGCTGTAAAGGCACCATACTACAAGTCTG GACAGACCAGTGTATCTGACTGGGTATCCGAGATCCGTACAGCGCCAGCACCTTGGGCAGAGCTGGAGTTTGAAAATCTCATTATGGCCTTTCCATCAGAGGTGATACGCCAACTGGATTGTCCAGACATGGTTGCCGTTCTCTGGGACTCCATTATGAGGAGTATAGCTGACTTGGCAGCTAAGCCTTCAAAGTTTCCCCGCAAGGAGCGCTTTGTTGCTGATGTTCAGATCTCTTGTG GCTTCATGCATTCTGGTTACCCCATTATGATGAACACAGGCTCTGCTCCAGATCTGGTGAATCCATATGTTGCTGGTAAAAGTGATTTATGGGGACCTATCCATGAGCTGGGACATAACCAGCAGAGCTCTCATTGGGAATTCCCTCCACATACGACTGAGGCTACCTGTAATTTGTGGTCGGTCTATGTGCATGAGGTGGTGCTGGGTGTGAACAGCGCAAATGCTCATGGGGACATGACAGCACAGAAACGTCTAAGTCAAATTACAAAGTATATCACGGGAGGCAGGTGTCTGGAGAACTGGCAAATGTTTACAGCCTTGGAGACTTATATGCAG CTACAGGAACAGTTTGGCTGGGATGCCTTTAAGAAAGTCTTTGCAGCTTACCATGACATGAAGAATGTGCCAAAGGACAACAATGGCAAGATGAACCTGTATGCTGAAACCTTCTCCAAGGTGGTGGAGAAGAATCTAGCCTCCTTTTTTAAGGCCTGGGGCTGGCCCATCCAGCCCGGTACTGAAGAGAAGCTGAGCAGCCTGCCTGAGTGGAGTGATCACCCTCTAGTTCAGTATAAATAG